One genomic window of Terriglobia bacterium includes the following:
- a CDS encoding nucleotidyl transferase AbiEii/AbiGii toxin family protein gives MLKLLDLSANIDQSTLEFYEALGGAAASMGVPFFLVGATARDTIMEKGFSIRSGRATKDVDVAVRVSGWNEFDQLKQALLDSKQFAEARETQRLIYRNELPVDIIPFGGTADPDRKLSWPPDHDFIMSTLGFEEAYQAAQLVRVRARPPLDIRVASPAGLAILKIVAWADRPSERDKDAYDLAFIMENYLDAGNYGRLMEEHHDLMGVEDFDYTQAGCRLLGRDIGSIAKPETRARIQQTLQAETAGTGQYRLVRQMAKHFESFGEDERRIDHILVFLKELIRGIKETPL, from the coding sequence ATGCTCAAATTGCTCGATTTGTCCGCGAACATTGATCAATCGACCCTCGAATTTTATGAAGCGCTCGGCGGGGCTGCTGCATCCATGGGTGTCCCGTTTTTCCTGGTTGGGGCAACTGCGCGGGACACCATCATGGAAAAGGGGTTCAGCATCCGCAGCGGACGCGCCACAAAGGACGTTGATGTTGCAGTACGGGTCTCTGGCTGGAATGAATTCGACCAATTGAAGCAGGCTTTGCTCGACTCCAAGCAGTTTGCTGAAGCCAGAGAGACTCAGCGGCTGATCTACCGTAACGAGCTGCCGGTGGACATCATACCCTTTGGAGGGACCGCTGACCCTGACCGCAAGCTAAGCTGGCCTCCTGACCATGATTTCATCATGAGCACGTTGGGCTTTGAGGAAGCCTACCAGGCCGCGCAGCTAGTCCGCGTGAGAGCCCGCCCGCCTTTGGACATTCGCGTGGCGTCCCCGGCAGGGCTGGCGATCCTAAAAATTGTCGCCTGGGCTGATCGCCCGTCAGAAAGGGACAAGGATGCCTACGACCTGGCGTTTATCATGGAAAATTACCTGGACGCAGGGAATTACGGCCGGTTGATGGAAGAGCATCATGACTTAATGGGCGTTGAGGATTTTGACTACACTCAGGCCGGTTGCCGGCTGCTGGGGCGTGACATCGGCAGCATCGCCAAACCGGAAACGCGTGCCAGGATTCAGCAAACACTCCAGGCCGAAACTGCCGGAACAGGCCAATACCGCCTCGTCCGCCAGATGGCAAAGCATTTTGAATCGTTTGGGGAAGACGAGAGACGAATTGACCACATTCTGGTTTTCCTGAAAGAGCTCATCAGGGGGATCAAGGAAACTCCGTTGTAG
- a CDS encoding type IV toxin-antitoxin system AbiEi family antitoxin — MLEHTAEVEILERALNAFQEAIGPKLHAELVEPRGPRWRNAAAVVRLATHGVTKRFVVEVKRVVNPNSLGRVAEQVARLPQPALLAAEYVNPNMAERLKRINVFFLDTVGNAYLDVPGVFIYIKGQKPPAKLFTERPRRAFRQAGLKVIFALLCKQELLNAPYRTVAEAADVALGAIGWIFGDLERLGYLLKLPEHGRKLVQKEQLLERWVTAYPEQLRPKLVIGRYAAPDRDWWQKAHIQEQQAFWGGEIAAARLTQYLKPEDITIYVRGLPGPLLATHRLRKDARGSVEVLKAFWDARVDWTNQGTVHPILAYADLLRTGDARNLETARQLYDAQIARFVREH, encoded by the coding sequence ATGCTCGAACATACCGCCGAAGTGGAAATACTGGAGAGGGCCCTGAACGCGTTCCAGGAGGCCATCGGTCCCAAGCTCCACGCCGAACTGGTTGAGCCAAGGGGGCCGCGCTGGAGAAACGCGGCTGCTGTGGTCCGGCTGGCCACGCACGGCGTCACGAAGCGGTTTGTGGTGGAAGTCAAACGCGTGGTTAATCCGAACAGCCTAGGCAGAGTCGCAGAACAGGTTGCCCGCCTGCCGCAGCCTGCTCTACTGGCGGCAGAGTATGTGAACCCGAATATGGCCGAGCGGCTGAAGCGGATCAACGTATTCTTTCTGGACACTGTGGGGAACGCCTACCTGGACGTGCCGGGCGTTTTCATCTACATAAAGGGCCAAAAGCCCCCGGCCAAACTCTTCACGGAACGGCCGAGGCGGGCATTCCGGCAGGCAGGCCTCAAAGTGATTTTTGCGTTGCTCTGCAAGCAAGAACTGCTCAACGCTCCGTATCGAACCGTCGCCGAGGCGGCTGATGTGGCCCTTGGAGCAATCGGCTGGATTTTTGGGGACTTGGAAAGGCTCGGCTATCTGCTGAAGCTCCCCGAACATGGCAGGAAGCTGGTCCAGAAGGAGCAACTGCTGGAGCGATGGGTAACCGCTTACCCGGAACAACTGAGGCCGAAGTTGGTGATAGGGCGGTACGCCGCCCCGGATCGAGACTGGTGGCAAAAGGCGCACATCCAAGAGCAGCAGGCCTTTTGGGGAGGCGAGATTGCAGCCGCCCGGCTGACCCAATATCTGAAGCCGGAAGACATAACGATTTATGTGAGAGGCCTGCCGGGCCCGCTGCTGGCCACCCACCGGCTGAGAAAAGATGCTCGGGGAAGCGTGGAAGTTCTGAAGGCATTCTGGGACGCCCGCGTGGACTGGACGAACCAGGGGACTGTCCATCCCATCCTGGCGTATGCCGATTTACTGCGTACCGGAGACGCCCGGAATCTTGAAACGGCTAGGCAGCTTTACGATGCTCAAATTGCTCGATTTGTCCGCGAACATTGA